The genomic stretch GCTGAGAGCGGCCAGGGAGCAGCACACCTACCCGGGACATGTCAACAGTATCAGCCGCAGACACCCAGCAGGTCAGCACGGTCCGACATCTACACAGACAGTCTATAGGCAGCAGACCGTTAACTGGTAGGAGCTGTCAGTGTCACAGCAGGATAGTTGGCTTTATGTAGACTAGTTATGTAGACTACTCAGCTTTATGTAGACTAGTCAGCTTTATGTAGACTGGTTATGTAGACTAGTTAGCTTTATGTAGACTAGTTATGTAGACTAGTTATGTAGACTAGTTAGGTTTATGTATACTAGTTAGCTTTATGTAGACTAGTTATGTAGACTAGTTAGGTTTATGTATACTAGTTAGCTTTATGTAGACTGGTTATGTAGACTGGTTATGTAGACTAGTTATGTAGACTAGTTATGTAGACTAGTTATGTTTATGTAGACTAGTTAGCTTTATGTAGACTGGTTATGTAGACTAGTTATGTAGACTAGTTAGGTTTATGTATACTAGTTAGCTTTATGTAGACTGGTTATGTAGACTGTTATGTAGACTAGTTATGTAGACTAGTTATGTAGACTAGTTATGTAGACTAGTTAGGTTTATGTAGACTAGTTAGCTTTATGTAGACTAGTTATGTAGACTAGTTATGTAGACTAGTTATGTAGACTAGTTATGTAGACCAGTTATGTAGACCAGTTATGTAGACTAGTTATGTAGACTAGTTAGGTTTATGTAGACTGGTTATGTAGACTGGTTAGCTTTATGTAGTCTACATAAAGCTAACCAGTCTACATAAAGCCGACAAGTCTACATAAAGCTGAGTAGTCTACATAAAGCTAACAAGTCTACATAAAGCTGAGTAGTCTACATAAAGCTAACAAGTCTACATAAAGCCAACCAGTCTACATAAAGCCAACCAGTCTACATAAAGCTAACAAGTCTACATAAAGCCAACCAGTCTACATAAAGCCGAGTAGTCTACATAAAGCTAACAAGTCTACATAAAGCTAACAAGTCTACATAAAGCTAACCAGTATACATAAAGCTGACTAGTCTACATAAAGCTGACTAGTCTAAATAAAGCTGACTAGTCTACATAAAGCCAACTAGTCTACATAAAAACGACAAGTCTACATAAAGCTGACTAGTCTACATAAAGCCAACTAGTCTACATAAAGCCGACTAGTCTACATAAAGCTGACTAGTCTACATAAAGCCAACAAGTCTACATAAAGCTGACTAGTCTACATAAAGCCGACAAGTCTACATAAAGCTAACCAGTCTGGTTAGCTTTATGTagacttagttagctttagagAAGACTGCAGCTACCAAAAAAAGGTGCCAGTACCCCGTTTCAGCTGTTGCATGACATGATCATCGCATGTGTCTTGGATATATTtagatgtatgtatgtatatatatatatatatatatatatatatatatatatatataccacttCAAATTTGTGTATGCATTGCATTACATGGTTAATAAAAGACTTCTTATATAGCTatttatacaaatcaaattgtgcacaaatataatattgcacacatacagtatgctacATTAAAACCAATTGATGAATCTGTTGGCCTACAGATTACATTTGATAATGAGAAGGAATACAACAGACAAGGCCATAATGTGTGGACAAGACTGCATTTATTGAGCTCCAATGATGCAGTCATATCACCATGTGGTAGGCTACACCATGTCAAATCAACATAAATTGGGTGTAACTGaaaacttatatatatatatatgtgtgtgtgtgtgtgtgtgtgtgtgtgtgtgttttatgtgtatatatatatatatatatacacacacacacacacacacactgtatgtgtgtacacaagatgtatatatatatatacacactgtataaatatatttgtgtgtgtgtgtgtgtatatatatacacacacacacacactactgtatgtgtttacacaaggtgtatatatatatatacacacacaccgtataaatatatatatatatatatatatatatatatatatatatatatactcagtTACTGTATATCCAGATCTGCATTGGTCAGCTCTTAACATCCAGTCTAAAAACTCAACATGAATGCTGTTAACTTTTATTAGATCTTGATTACCATCTATAGGAGGTTCACATCTGCTTCTTCTTCCAGAACAGCAGCAGCCTGCTCCAGCCATCGATGGAGTTTTTGGGAAGGACTGGTGCATGGATCTGTGGAGAGAAGAGAAACTCCCCTCTCAAAGGAAAGAGACGGTGGAGCCTGCTGCTATGACGAGCATGGGGCCGCAGGTCAGTGACTCATCCACCAACTGGTTTCCAATGCAGTCTGACCGAATGATGTGTTCAAAGCTGATTTGTCACATGTCTTGTTGGCAGGCAATAGACCTAATGGAGAGAGAGCCTGATCTCATCTTTGTCAAGGAGGAGATATATGATGACCATCCTATTGGCCAGCACATGAGGCTCACAGATAACAGAAAAAGTAAGATTGGAtttaaatctaatctaatcattATAATCCAGATAGTTTCTGTGATTTAACTGCTTTTGTTCTCATTCGACAGTTGTTGGGATTTTTGACGAGGACAGCATgcttcacagatctgtcgatgaGCTGCAGCTTCACTCCGGGGAGTTAAATAACTTCCCCATGACGGCCGACAGTCAAGCACTACAACGCACTCAGCCAACAATTATGGACAAGCTGATAGACGACGCAACAATGAGCACTCTGGTTGACAACACACATCCTCCCTCAGTCACCGCCGACTACTCTATAGACTACACGAACAGTATGCACATGAATGCAACCAAAGAACTCATGATTCAGTCAAAAACTGTGAAGCCGATTAAGCGGTTCGAGTGCTTATTCTGTGGGAAACTATTCAACTATTTGAGCAGTTTGAAAGTCCACATCCGGCGACACTCTGGCGAGAAGCCGTTCAGTTGCACGGTCTGCGGGAAGCGGTTTGCTCAGAAAACGTACCTGAAGCTGCACCAGCGCGTGCACTCGGGGGAGAAGCCCTACAGCTGTCCAGACTGTGGCAAGAGCTTCTCCCAGAAGAGCTCTCTGAACATACATCTGCGAACACACACCGGCGAAAAGCCTTACAGCTGTGTGGATTGTGGGAAATGTTATGCATACAAGTACGGTTTAAATCACCACCAGTGTTTCAATTGACTGATCAAACCGCACGTCTAACTCTGATCTGCTACTTCTACTGAAGTGCTCTCTGTATTACTCAAAGTGTTACAACGTGTCTATACGAAACTCAAGATTTGAAATACTCCCATCTTGTCAAAGAAAGGCTTATTTTATAGCCTGTATGGTTAACGGTGCTGCTGTAAAATCTTAGtttgtttgatgtgtttttagctTTATTGCTAAGAGAAATGCTGCAGCAGCCAAACAAGGGTACAGAGAATATTACGTCCTTTGTAGTCTACTATTTGAATTGCTGGGATTCAGTTTATTTAGGGGGTTCATTGTTAAATTTGTGATGCCCTCAACAAGCCTTTaaaaaggtacagtatgtaggatttggggacatctagtggtgtggttgcagattgcatccaactgaatacccctccccTCACTGagactgtggtaatgtgagccgccgagtgcaaaaccgcggtaacgccgttcgccttgctcagaggtcgtcaccataataacactactttagggcCCAGatacaccaacccgacatcaaagaacaagCGGCGACAAAGGCCACCAGTTACGTTACCTCACGtcgtttttgttttggccaaaaagttgcactggaacacaccacaaagactaaaGCCGACAGCCAACTACTACGTACATTCAACgtctgcgtgagatgaaatagctctccataccagcaggcggcggtagtacatgaaacaaagcagcgtctgtcgaccagatggccatgtcactgtgaaaatatccatgtattaggatgatcagatgagatgaagatgaacaatGAGAAGGGCCTTcggtgtttttcctcttgactttactcgttggctagctttcctcacgtccgtttctcttctcgtgcactgattcctTTAAGCTGAAccaccaatcagagtgatttctctcaccgacagcctccgccaccgccaccgccgctgattcaacatgctgaatcagacgaaaaaactccaacacgggcagactagagccggcGGTGCGGGATACACTgaaaaaaactaggccgacagaggGTCACGGaaggccgaccgtcggcttggtgtgtcagagcCTTAAGGAGCAATAgcagtcagacggcggctggtggtaccacggttttgaactctgcggctcacgttaccacagtttcacaagcgtgtcggagaactacggtgaccttcagCTAACTTAAAAacacgaaaggctctctctagagccagtgtttggtttgtccgttctggactgctgtaaaaacatggtgtactccatgaagaggacccgctccctatgtagatatgaagggctcattctaaactaacgaaaacacgattcttagtttcatagttatgaatattatattccatttctgctaatagatccccgaaatgttacacactgttcctttaaagtcaGTTTCACATCAGTATTGATAAGCGTCATGGATCAGATGACATATTTGCTGTGACAAAAATACTTCCACTTTATACTCTGCATGTTGTCATACGGTTAGGGGTAACGTATTATACCTCAGTTTCATATATTTCATGCCACAAAAGGCCTGTGTCAAATAATGCCAAAATACTTACTTTGGACAAGTGCTCCATTGTTTGCACACATGTAGCATAAACCTTCAGAACTACCTCTTCACAACAATGTAGAAGTCAAACAAGTCTCACCACTGCTTTATATTTCACACGTCATGCCTCTTTTCTTGGTATTTAACTGTCTCTTTGAAAAAACACGACTGTTTAAAGTGTTGTTGAAATGGTGTTACTGtttgaaataaatgtatttgtatggCTGCATCATAAAAATTGTGTTGTCAATGTACAGTCAAGCcaaatttctgtgttttttttctaaatgtgaaTCATTTCTGTTCAAGAAATCATATATTTTATTCTGTACTGAACCGTCATCTCACCTACACAGACCAATATGTACTACGCAGCTATTTTGCCTGACAGATGATCCCCTGAACAGACCACACTGAACTGCCCAAGAAAGAAATCTCACACCTGCATGCTCCTTCCAGCCCCATCACATGTTCATTGTTCAGACTGTCAAAGTTGTAAAGGCTTAAAAACTTTAAGTTCAAGGCAACTTTGGTTTAGattagacaaaaaaataattcatacTTTAAAAAAGGAGTTATATCAAATAAAGGTTTATTCAAATGGCAATTCATGTGTTTTATTGTAAAGACACAAACAACTAAAACACCGACGTGCTTACCGcttaaataaatggaaaaaactTTATTAAAAGTACTACCGTACAGACTACAAGTTATTAAAGACATCTACCCTGACACTAATGTGAGAAGTAGCACATGACGCATTCAGATAAATAAAGCTATTCAGTCCCTGACAGGTTTTAGAGGGTAACTTCTGTGTTTCAAAGAAAAATCCTATCTTTCTATTACAGAAGCAATTCCTAAAGTCATGACTGTGTCCTATCCTATCTCAGACCTGCTATCTTATCTTAAGATATCCTAACTGTACATTTGATTCTTTAATCAGCACAGGTCCTGTCATGCCTGTATCTTTGATAAGAATGCACCGCTGGTAGGCTACTCGAGATGGACAAGACAAGATATCAAAGACGGGCGTTCAACTTTTGTTACGAGGAGTTGGACGCATGACTCGTAAatggtggaggagaggaaacaccacctttttttatcaattaaacaattaattaattaattgtctTGGcagttgatatatatatatatatatatatatatacccattAATACATGGCCTGGGAATTGTGTCATACAATTTTAATCGCCTTTCAATCATTATATTTCGCTGTTCACGTCGTTCCCCATCTTCATTGTCATTGCAGATCTAGCAACAGTTCTGCTGCCATTTTTGGCAGttattttgaattcaggacGTCTTAACTTAGTATTCCTAACTTGGGAAATCTGTAAGTTAGGACGCTTCTGTAATAGCAAAATTCTTATCCTAAGATAAAATAGGATTTAATGCAGTTAGTAAACATGCTACTGTAATACCAaacatccaaaatgtcatcCTAAACTGAGATAAGATAGGAAGTTTATGTAATGAGGcccctggaccctattttcacatgtttttgtgtctaagtgactaattgggacaacattttctgaaactggtccagtattgggggagagcgctgtagatggcagctgcaatgtggtgctattggggcaagctagcaacgtcatttacgtccacctaaagtgctgtttttttctttcttggaGAACGCTATAACCGGCAGCTGCGAAACAAGCCGCGcgggcaagtgagcagcatcaATGTACCATTACGTCCACTATGTCTTTGGCAGATTGTtcttataagtgtctgacaacattaaggaaaggaccctacagagaaataaaaaaatgttcttaCCTTGCGCTTGATcaggtctgtttgtttttgtgtccaagtcccgcttaaggagaagtctcgttgtgaaatctgaatatccgtatactttggctcaaataaatatgggCAGCcgtcgaattcaaagacctcatccacattgtggaaatcatctaaatattcagccatgacactgaaaatattttagctgacactaagctacgctttctgtagtCTTCCGGAAACAAGTCACCTGGCTAGATTTCaaaacgagacttctccttgagcgagactctttctataatgtcagacacttaaaataacaatcagagcctgtaatggcaaaaaacaagcaggtttagtggacgtaaatgacggtgccagcttgccccaatagcaccatattgtaGCCtttgagcagctgccgtctacagcgctctccctcaatactggaccaatttcagaaatgttgtccctattagtcaccaCAACATGGGAACataaggtccaggttgaaaaataccaaagttaccctttaaacctttaaggTGTCTCCTATCTATGGGatctcattgtttctgtgtgcCAGTAAATGATGGTTGAGGTTGACCTTTTGCGTGAACGTCTTCCCACATTTACCACAGTGGTACGGTCTCTCTCCAGTATGGATACGGAGGTGACACTTCAGATTGCCTTTCTGGCTGAACCCTTTCCCACATAGGCCGCACGTGTGTGGTTTCTCTCCCGTGTGGATGAGGTAGTGAATACTCAGAGCCGATGGGTTTGCGAAGGTCTTCCCGCAGACCTCACATGacttactgtctgtctgagagAGGACTTGAGGCACGCAGGTGTGAGACTTGAACTTGTTCTTGTAATGAAAATGTTGCTTACAAATGTGGCAAAAGTTGGACTTGTGTGACTTCATGTGTAGCGTTAGAGTGCCCTTGTGGAAGAACGTCCGGTCACATATTTGACAAGTGAACTTGTTTTTGTCTGGATCTCTGGCGGTTTCTACATTAAGCATATTAAAGTGTGAATCTTTCTCCAGAGCAGTGCTGTTTTCACAGTCGTCTGCAGATAAAGTGTGCAGTTTGTCGTGGCTGGGTCCACCTGCAGAGTTCATCAGTGGCTCTTGATGACTTTCTTCAACGAATTGTAAATCAtagtcatcctcctcctcctcttcaatTGGAATGATGTGAGTGCTGAAGGTCTCCTCTGTGTCACTAATGGATATCAGCTGCACGGTCGGTTCTTCAACACCACCTGCACACACAACCGGTTCTCCAGCCTGATAAACTGACAGGCTGCAAGCGCTGCCATCGGCCGAGTAACCGACTGACAGTAGCTCTGGCTCCTCAGCCATGCTTTCTTCATGTTCTGTTGCATAAAAATACAAAGTCAAAACACTCTAAAAGCATCTAAAGCGGTTACATCTGCGTTGTGTATTCCTTCATGCCAACGCTCCTTCACTCTCTCACCTTCCATACTGAGTGTTTCCTGCTGGAAGCTGCTAGTCACGTCCTCCACATCCTCCTCTTTGATCTCAGTCACAGTGATTTGGTTGGACAGCGTCGCCacatactgaaaaaaaaatggaaaaagtcaaaatgttaaAGTGTTCAGGAACATTTTCTGTGACAGCAATGCTTTACAAgactagagctgaaatgatcagTCGAGTAGTCAAACGGCGGAAAATTAATCGGCagcaattttgataattgattaattcttTATGTCAATAATCAaggaaaaaaggtaaaaagcttctctggttccagcttctcaaatgtggtGATTTGCTGCTTCTCTCTTCATTATAGCTTTGTAAATTAAATCTCTCTGGGTTTTGGACAGATGGttggaaaaaacataaaaaatataaaacaataacaataatggaAAATAAGTTTTGAGCTTTTTCCTAAAGTTATCAACAGAAGTTGCTTGTCTTATTTGTGTTGGGAGTTTGTACCAAACCCTTGGTACATAACAACAGAAGGCTGCTTCACCTGTTTGTAAGTCATTTTTAGTACATTGAGCAAATCAGCGTTAGATGACCTAAGGGAACAGTTTGGAACATACCTAGATAAACAATAGGAGATGTGTGAAGGTGCTACACCATTTAAGGTTAACGTTACAGGTAGCCAGTGTAACGCTAGTACTGGTGTAATATGTtctcttttcctgttttttgttCAAATTCTTGCTGCTGTGTTTTGTACAAGTTGCAgccttttaatgttttttaggTAACCCAGTATAGAGTGCATTACAGTAATCTAGACAAGAAAATGCAAAAGCATGGGTCAAATTTTTGGCATTTTCCAAAGAGGGGTAGGGTTGAACTCTTGCAATATTTCTTAAATGATAAAAAGCCATCTTTGTAATGTTGTTATGTGATTTAAAATTCAGCCCAGAGTTAGGAATAACacccaggttttttttttacttcagacTTATTCTTTATTAGATGTTTTATAGACAAAAGTTGTAGGATTTCttatattttatgatttattgatttgtcAAAAAAACTTAACATTGTTAAATGCAGCCCTTgatgtcacatacagtatgtgttgtttTCACTtgcatattaatattaaattattattccaAGGTGTACGGTTTTTGAGATGCTTTTACCATTATTTCCTGTGgttttatttacattatatacaatattatttTCCTGAATTTGTATTTCCTAAATTTGTTGAATATTGACATTATATAACGACATgaatatacacatttataacATAAATAACATGGTTCAGACATTTATCAGGACATCTATACACTCTCTCCCTCAATTATGGTTACTTTTCAATATGCATTTGCAGAGTTTTCCATTGCAACAAGAAGAACAAGGGCATTTTTTATGATTAGTTTGAATACTTTACATTTAAACCTGCATATTAGCTGCTCTACTGCATGTTGGAAGCCTGTAAACACTTGTTTATTGCTCTAACATCTTCTTCTTACCTCCTCAGAGGACTGTGGGGAGTCTCTCTGCAGACTATAAGGGTCTCTGTCTTTCCACAGATTCATGCACCAGTCTTTTCCAAAGATCCCCTCTATGGTGGGCGACCCAGACACTGAAGGGAAGTCAAACAATAAGAGAACAACACATCAGAAACAATGCAGATGGTCTCTCTCTATTCAAACCATGTGAGCTTGTTGGTCACAGTGTAAACAGAAGTACCATGAGCGTCCCCGTCTCTGTGGCAGACAGTTTGTACACCTACGCTGCGATAACTTTTACACAACGACCCGGGCGGCTCGTCGCTTCTCCCGGTGGCCGCCAGCTCGCTCTCCAGACCGGTCACCTGCTCCTCCAGAGCGGAGTTAGCACCGAGGAGCTGAGACAGACCCAGCCGGAGCTCCGCAGAGTCCTCGTCCACCAGCTTGCAGATCTGACTCAGAGCGGACCGGGCCATCGTCTCCAGGATGGAGGAGAGCTGCGAGTGAAAGGGAAGACGGCTCGACATCTTTAAAACCGTCTGAGACAACCAGCTAgaagataaaacaaaacaatacaagAGGCGAAGCTGCTGCCAGTTTGAGCTCACGGGTTTCTCCACGAAGCGGGAcctaaataaatgtagcaaCCCGTGACGTGTTTCCGGCGGATGTACCCGGTTAGTTgcgctttatttatttatttatttaagtttttatttatttattattattttttatttatttattgaagataattcatttacaaacattaaggcattgtaatctaatctcaatacttctaacatacaaggcacaattggataggaaagataacttaaattataaaaaaaataatataataacaaaaataaaagagggtagaaaataattaaaggaacaaaaaaagaaatgcataaataaataaataagccacAAAGCTTCCTGGTTTGCGAGTGAaacagttgtgttttctgtaataATTTAACATAAATCACCAAACACCATTTCCTCCAAGTAGATGTTGTAATTTATTTAGGTCAGAGAGGGAATCAAAatcttggagtttacatttaatttttttttcctaatttcttcatattatgtgctacattgtagcaggaaatgttgctctgtctccacctgtctctgtggacagagctgacaCAGCCTGTAATACTGTCTGTGACAACCATCTTCACCAGCTAAAGATAATAAAATTCAAGAGGCAACAGTACAATCAAAgaacattatattattaatctgatTATTCTCTTAGCTAAATTTCAAATACATGAAGCCAAATTTAGTAAATCTAAACCttcattttttgtatttgaagatgaaaccaaacaatacattaaattgattCTCTCCTCCGAAACAAAAAAGCTATTAAGACGGTAACTTTATGCACctcctttaatatatttatctaaatgtttattttccctGGCTTTGTACTTGTAAGCTGTTTATCCCCTGGcatctgttattttgtcttgtTGATCCTTTTACAGTTTTGCACATGTTTTTGTAATTTAACCTGTATGACCAGTCTGTGAAATAAaggcaataaatatatatatttttttaattcaagagGTGAAGCTGCAGCTGATTTGAGCTCACGGTTTCCTCTTGAAGCGGGAcctaaataaatgtagcaaCCGTGACGTATTTCCGGCGGATGTAACCGGTCAGCTGCGCTTTATTACAAAGCTTCCTGTTTCTGCGAGTGAAACAGATGTTTTCTCTGATAATTCAACATAAATACGTGCTGTTTTTTATCTCGTATGAACGCGTAGTTAAGTAGAAAGGATCCGGTACAACTACAGCTGCTAACATGAACACAGAAAAGGACTTTTCTCCTCTGACGCCGAACATCGTCCGAGCTTTGAATGACAAACTGTACGAGAAGAGGAAAGTCGCAGCTCTAGAGATTGAGAAGCTGGTTCGGGAGTTTGTGGCTCAGAACAACTCCACTCAGATCAGACATGTCATCCAGATCCTGGCCTCGGAGTTTGCTCTTTCCCAGCACCCCCACAGCCGTAAAGGGGGTCTCATTGGCCTGGCAGCTTGCTCCATCGCCCTGGGCAAAGACTCAGGTCTGTATCTGAAGGAGCTCATTGAGCCTGTCCTCACGTGCTTTAATGACTCAGACAGCCGTTTGCGTTACTACGCCTGCGAGGCTCTGTATAACATAGTGAAGGTGGCCAGGGGGGCTGTGCTGCCCCACTTCAACCTCCTCTTTGACGGGCTCAGCAAGCTGGCGGCAGACCCAGACCCCAATGTGAAGAGCGGGTCTGAACTCCTGGACAGACTCCTGAAGGACATCGTGACAGAAAGCAACAAGTTTGACTTGGTGGCGTTTGTGCCCCTGCTCAGAGAGAGAATCTACTCCAATAACCAATACGCTCGCCAGTTTATTATATCCTGGATCCACGTCCTGGAGTCGGTGCCGGACATCAATTTGTTGGACTACCTCCCCGAGATCCTGGACGGGCTCTTCCAGATTCTGGGCGACAACAGCAAGGAGATCCGCAGGACGTGCGAGGTGGTGCTCGGGGAGTTTCTGAAGGAGATTAAGAAGACGCCGTCCAGCGTGAAGTTCGCGGAGATGGCCAACATCCTCGTCATCCACTGCCAGGTCGCGGATGAAGCGAAGCTCACCAACGACCTGATCCAGCTGACGGCGATGACCTGGATGAGAGAGTTCATCCAGCTGGCGGGCAGAGTGGTTCTGCCGTACTCCTCTGGCATCCTGACCGCGGTGCTGCCGTGCCTCTCCTACGACGACAGAAAGAAGAACACCAAAGAAGCAGCCAGCGCCTGTAATCACAGTCTGATGAAGCTGGTGACGCCTGAGGATGACGAGGATGAAGAGGCGAAAAATGGAAGTGCGGGGTCGCCGTCCAGGGAAGACGGCCAACCTAAGACGGAGGCAGACGGCAACGATATGCTCAACGCATCGCAAGAATCTGTCGGTTTCAGTAACATCAGCTTCTTCACTCCAGCGAGCGCCGACAGGCCTCAGGTGACTCTGGACCTGGACGGTATCGTTCAGGTGTTGGACCGACACCTCCACGACTCCTCAACTGGCATGATGACCCGCATAGCCGTGCTCAAATGGCTCTACCACCTCTACATCAAGACGCCGCGCAAAATGTTCCGCCACACAGACAGCCTGTTTCCCATGCTGCTGAAAACGCTGTCGGACGAGTCGGACGAGGTGATACTGAAAGATCTGGAGGTGTTGGCTGAGATAGCGTCGTCTCCCGCCGGCCAGACGGACCAAGTCGGCTCCTGCGACAGCACCGACAACAAACTGGAGCTCAAGGTCCCGGAGAGCGCCAAGACGGGACAGCAGCCCAAAGCAGCGGACTCGTCCCCCTCCACTCCCAGCATGAACTCCTATTTCTACAAGTTTATGATCAACCTGCTGAAACGCTTCAGCCTGGAGAGGAAGCTGCTGGAGAACAGAGGGGCGTTTATCATCAGGCAGCTCTGTCTGCTGCTTCACGCCGAGAACATCTTCCACTCCATGGCCGACATCCTGCTGAAGGAGGAGGATCTCAAATTCGCCTCCACCATGGTTCAGACGCTCAACACCATCTTGCTCACCTCGGCCGAGCTCTTCCAGCTGCGCAACCAGCTGAAAGACCTTCGCACTCCGGAGAGCTGCGCTCTGTTCTGCTGCCTGTATCGCTCCTGGTGCCACAACCCCGTGGCCACTGTGTCGCTCTGCTTCCTCACGCAGAACTACAAGCACGCCTACGACCTCATCCAGAAGTTCGGGGATCTGGAGGTGACGGTGGACTTCCTGATGGAAGTCGACAAGCTGGTGCAGCTCATCGAAAGCCCCATTTTCACCTACCTGCGCCTGCAGCTCCTGGACGTGGAGAACAACCCGTACCTGATAAAGGCGCTGTACGgcctgctgatgctgctgccgCAGAGCCAGGCCTTCCAGCTGCTCTCACACCGCCTGCGCTGCGTCCCCAACCCAGAGCTCATGAGGACTGTGGACGAGTCCAAGTACATGGACTCGAAAGGGCAAGCGGCGTCCAAACGTGCCTCTCACGCTCTGATGGATTACGACGAGCTGCTGCAGCATTTTGACCGCGTTCAGAGCAAACACCTGGAGGTGCGACACCAACGCTCCGGACGGGCCTCTGATCACCCCGACAGGaagctgatgtgatgttattgTGCCatcgtgacctctgacccttgaggacagagagaggagggaaaaaggacaagaacta from Sebastes fasciatus isolate fSebFas1 chromosome 13, fSebFas1.pri, whole genome shotgun sequence encodes the following:
- the LOC141780946 gene encoding uncharacterized protein LOC141780946 isoform X2, coding for MARSALSQICKLVDEDSAELRLGLSQLLGANSALEEQVTGLESELAATGRSDEPPGSLCKSYRSVGVQTVCHRDGDAHVSGSPTIEGIFGKDWCMNLWKDRDPYSLQRDSPQSSEEYVATLSNQITVTEIKEEDVEDVTSSFQQETLSMEEHEESMAEEPELLSVGYSADGSACSLSVYQAGEPVVCAGGVEEPTVQLISISDTEETFSTHIIPIEEEEEDDYDLQFVEESHQEPLMNSAGGPSHDKLHTLSADDCENSTALEKDSHFNMLNVETARDPDKNKFTCQICDRTFFHKGTLTLHMKSHKSNFCHICKQHFHYKNKFKSHTCVPQVLSQTDSKSCEVCGKTFANPSALSIHYLIHTGEKPHTCGLCGKGFSQKGNLKCHLRIHTGERPYHCGKCGKTFTQKVNLNHHLLAHRNNEIP
- the LOC141780950 gene encoding uncharacterized protein LOC141780950; the encoded protein is MMCDTTNRSFRAQLAAVLDKLTKAALVEIGSLADECSSVLHTEISLHKTENEALKKRCYLLEVQLRAAREQHTYPGHVNSISRRHPAEQQQPAPAIDGVFGKDWCMDLWREEKLPSQRKETVEPAAMTSMGPQAIDLMEREPDLIFVKEEIYDDHPIGQHMRLTDNRKIVGIFDEDSMLHRSVDELQLHSGELNNFPMTADSQALQRTQPTIMDKLIDDATMSTLVDNTHPPSVTADYSIDYTNSMHMNATKELMIQSKTVKPIKRFECLFCGKLFNYLSSLKVHIRRHSGEKPFSCTVCGKRFAQKTYLKLHQRVHSGEKPYSCPDCGKSFSQKSSLNIHLRTHTGEKPYSCVDCGKCYAYKYGLNHHQCFN
- the LOC141780946 gene encoding uncharacterized protein LOC141780946 isoform X1; the protein is MSSRLPFHSQLSSILETMARSALSQICKLVDEDSAELRLGLSQLLGANSALEEQVTGLESELAATGRSDEPPGSLCKSYRSVGVQTVCHRDGDAHVSGSPTIEGIFGKDWCMNLWKDRDPYSLQRDSPQSSEEYVATLSNQITVTEIKEEDVEDVTSSFQQETLSMEEHEESMAEEPELLSVGYSADGSACSLSVYQAGEPVVCAGGVEEPTVQLISISDTEETFSTHIIPIEEEEEDDYDLQFVEESHQEPLMNSAGGPSHDKLHTLSADDCENSTALEKDSHFNMLNVETARDPDKNKFTCQICDRTFFHKGTLTLHMKSHKSNFCHICKQHFHYKNKFKSHTCVPQVLSQTDSKSCEVCGKTFANPSALSIHYLIHTGEKPHTCGLCGKGFSQKGNLKCHLRIHTGERPYHCGKCGKTFTQKVNLNHHLLAHRNNEIP